From Mumia sp. ZJ1417:
GCGATGGTCGGGATCTCGACGGCGGTCGGCCCCCTCCTCGGCGGTGTCCTGGTGTCGGTCGGCGGACCGGAGCACGGCTGGCGGTACGTCTTCTTCGTCAACGTACCGATCGGTGTCGTCGCACTGTTTCTCGCGCTGCGGTGGCTGCCGAAGGCGGAGAGCCGGCGGCGCGAGTCCCTGGACCCGGTCGGCGTGCTGCTGTTCGGCGTCGCGACGCTTCTCGTACTGCTCCCGATGGTGGAGGGCTCGCGCGGGGAGTCCCTGTCGACGCGCCCGTGGTGGCTGCTCGGTGTCTCGGCCGTTCTCATGGTCACCTTCGTCGCCTGGGAGCGCCGCTGGGCGCGGTCGGGGCGCGAGCCGCTCGTCGACCTCGCGCTGCTGCGCGTCCGGACGTACGTGCTGGGACTCAGCCTCGGCACGCTCTACTTCGCGGGGTTCACCTCGATCTTCCTGGTGCTCACCCTCTACCTCCAGAACGGGCTGGACTACAGCGCGTTCGAGGCCGGCCTGACCCAGATGCCGTTCGCCCTCGGGTCTGCGGCGGCCGCGGCGCTCGGCGGACGTCTTGTCGGCCGGTACGGGCGAGCACTCGTCGTGGTCGGCCTCGTCCTGGTCGTGGTCGGCCTGGTCGGGATCGACCTCGCCGTCCCTCACCTCCGCGACCACGTCGGGCTCACGCTGTCGCCTCTGCTGCTCCTCGCGGGCGTCGGTGGCGGTCTGGTCATCTCCCCCAACGTGACGATCACCCTCTCGGAGGTGGACGTCCGGCGCGCCGGTGTC
This genomic window contains:
- a CDS encoding MFS transporter translates to MADAQRDTRWSALVVCLVAGFMTLLDVSIVNVALPSIRTGLDATDSQIQLIVAGYALAFGIVLVPAGRLGDAMSRRTIFCVGLVVFTASSAVAGAASDPGWLAAARIVQGLGAGLVNPQVSGFIQTMFQGDERGRAFGLFGAMVGISTAVGPLLGGVLVSVGGPEHGWRYVFFVNVPIGVVALFLALRWLPKAESRRRESLDPVGVLLFGVATLLVLLPMVEGSRGESLSTRPWWLLGVSAVLMVTFVAWERRWARSGREPLVDLALLRVRTYVLGLSLGTLYFAGFTSIFLVLTLYLQNGLDYSAFEAGLTQMPFALGSAAAAALGGRLVGRYGRALVVVGLVLVVVGLVGIDLAVPHLRDHVGLTLSPLLLLAGVGGGLVISPNVTITLSEVDVRRAGVGGGMLQTAQRVGSAIGVSLVLAQFFSRLAVDGDYGESMSLALRTTVAFVVGALLLGLADLATSRRR